A part of Microbulbifer sp. MI-G genomic DNA contains:
- a CDS encoding FMN-dependent NADH-azoreductase, whose product MKALLHIDASAQQFGGNHAPKALENIPRHTSISKAVAASFVRHWSLQRPQDKIIYRDIGFNPPCLISQTWITAAFTPEEQRSENQRSLLALSDTLINELDRADIILISSPMYNYGMPAALKAWFDQVIRINKTFTFDLARGDHPLEPIMSGKILVLITSAGEFGFAKGGIREKMNHLGPHVRTLSHYLGVEQVCEINAEFQEFGDERHRDSVRQALSESKTLALKLAGNQ is encoded by the coding sequence GTGAAAGCCCTGCTACATATTGATGCCAGTGCCCAGCAATTTGGCGGTAATCATGCTCCGAAAGCCCTTGAAAACATACCTCGGCATACCTCTATCTCAAAGGCAGTTGCCGCATCTTTTGTGAGACACTGGTCCCTGCAAAGACCCCAAGATAAAATCATCTATAGAGACATTGGCTTTAACCCACCCTGCCTTATCAGCCAAACGTGGATAACTGCCGCATTCACTCCAGAAGAGCAGCGCAGCGAGAATCAAAGGTCCTTACTGGCGCTGTCGGATACTTTGATTAACGAGCTTGATCGTGCGGATATCATTCTAATATCTTCCCCAATGTATAATTACGGCATGCCGGCGGCCCTTAAAGCCTGGTTTGACCAAGTGATACGTATAAACAAAACCTTCACCTTTGATTTGGCCCGTGGGGATCACCCCCTTGAGCCCATAATGTCGGGAAAGATTTTAGTTCTAATAACGTCCGCAGGAGAATTTGGCTTTGCAAAGGGTGGAATACGGGAAAAAATGAACCACTTGGGGCCTCATGTCAGAACATTGAGCCACTACCTGGGTGTTGAGCAAGTCTGTGAAATCAATGCGGAATTTCAGGAGTTTGGTGATGAACGACACCGCGATTCAGTTCGCCAAGCATTGTCTGAAAGTAAAACGCTTGCTTTAAAATTGGCTGGCAACCAGTAA